AGGGGTCTCCGTAGTTGCTCGCCTTCGTCCAGGTCTGCCTCGACGACCGTGCGTCGTACGTGCCCCAGCGGTTGTAGTTGTCGAGGACCGTGCCCTTGTTCAGGACGTTGAAACACTCGAGCGAGAGCTCCAGCCTGCCGACGCCGGAAAAATTCATGCCCCAGGCGAGGCGCAGGTCGAGAAGATTCCGGTCGTCGAACTGCTCGGAGCCGCGCGAGACGAGCGTGATGTCGCGCCCGACGCTGGAGTTGTAGTTCAGGCCGCGGCTGACGCGCACGTACGGCGTCCAGTACTGGCCGGAGAGGTAGGTGTACTGGCCGCTCGCGACGAACCCGAGCGGCAGGTCCACGGCGCCGGAGAGCTTGAACTCCCATTCGCTGTAGGACAGGGCGATCCGGCCGTCGTAATTCGTGAAACCGTTCTTGTCGCGGTACTCGTTCGCGTAGCCGCTGTTGCTCGCGATGTTCCCGTTCAGGTCCGTCCAGACGATCGAGGAGCGCAGCGACCAGCAGTTTGCATAGCGCTTCTCGAACCGGAGGACGAGCGAATCGTAGTCGCGGTAGCTTCCGTTGTCCGTGGTCAGGACGAACTGCGTCGGGGAGTTCAGGATGTAGATCGGGAGGTCGCCGCCCGTCAGCGGGTTGTTCTTGGCAATGACCGTCGTGTAGTCGTTCGTCGTGTCGACCATGGCCATCATGCTGCGGAACCGGCGGTCGATGAAGTCGAACCCGAGCACGACGTCCTTGCTCATCTGGTGCTCGAGCGTGAAGATCGCCTCGTCGACGTACGGGTGGTTGATCGTGCCCATGGTCGCCGAGATGGACGTCTTCGGGTCGCAGTCCGTGTACCCGTTCGTGCTCGAATCCCAGTAGCAGTCCTGGTCGGGAATCGCCACGTTGCCCGAGACCTCGCGATCGTACATGTACGTGAACATGCCGGAGTGGTACCGGCCCCAGTGCGCCTTGACCGCCGTGCGGGCGTTGCCGAAGACGTCCCAGACGATGCCGATGCGCGGGTCCCAGTTGTCCACCTTGTAGACGGAGGTGTTTCCGTAGCCGGACTGGAACCCTGCGTCGTAGTGGGTGTACCGGATTCCGGCGTTGATCGTGACGCGGTCGAGCCGCATCGAGTCCTGCGCGTAGAAGACGATGCCGGTCTGCTGGCCGTGGAGGTTGTACTCGCCCCAGCCGCGCTCGACGTAGTAGGGACCGCACGCCGGGTTCTTGAAGTACTCGCTGAGCCCTCCGGCGCAATCCCCCGAATAGTCGTAGTACGTGAAGCCGCCGTTGCGCAGCCACTCGTCCGACGCGGTCGCCGTCTCGTAGCTGCCGCCGAACTTGAAGGCGTGCGAGTCTTTCTTGCCGAAGAGGCCGTCTTTGTAGAGGCTCCAGGAACCGTCGAGCATCACGTTGTGGCGATGGTCGAACTGGTGGATGTCCTGGTTGACCCAGGCGTAGCCCGAGTCCTCGTCGATGCGGCCCGGCTTGCTCGTCCCGCCGTAAGGAAGGTAGTCGTCCCGGCCGTCGTAACCCGTGAGCTTGAGGGCCAGGAAGTTGCTGGAGTTGGCGAGGTACTCGGAATTCAGGGCGAACGTCGCGTTCGGGCCGTCCTGCTTGCTGGACGCCTCGGGCAGCGTGTACGCGCTGACGCCCCGCCGCTCCTGGGTCACGGCATCGTATTCGCCCATGGCCGACAGGCGGAGTTTCTCGGTCGGCTGATACGTCAGCTTCCCGAGGAAGCGGGGGATCGTGCGATCCGTGTTGTCGAGCGCACCCACGGGCGTCGTGACCTGCTGCCAGTACTCACCGGAAGCGAAGAACCAGAGCTTGTCCTTCGCGATCGGCCCGCCGATGCTGACGGCCAGGTCCTGGAACTTGAACGTGCCCCCGTTGTCGAAGCCTTCCGGAGCGTTGTTCGAGGTCCACGCTTCGGGCTGGTAGTAGAACTCGACCCCGCCGTGGAACGTGTTGCCACCCGACTTCGTGACGCCGTTGATGATGCCGCCCGTGTAGGCGCCGTACTCGGCGTTCGCGCCGAGCCCGCTCACCTGGATCTCGTCCATCCACTGGATGCTCGGCAGCAGCCAGTAGCCGCCGCCGCCGGAGTCGGCGACGTTCACGCCGTCGATCGTGTAGGCGTTCTGGCGGGACTGCGTGCCGCCGTACGCGAGGATGGCGCTTCCGTTGCCCGTCACGTCCGCGTTCACTCCGGGCGCGGTCTTGATGATGCTGTAGTAGTTGCGCGGCAGGGGCTGCTTCTCGATGAAGTCCTGGCCGAAGTTGTTGGAGACCGCGTTGGACACGACGCTGACGATCGGCGCCTCGGCGGTGACCGTGACCTCCGTCTTGACCGAGTCGAGCCTGAGCTTCAGGTCGACGGCGAGCGCCTGGCCCAGCCCGACGCGGACGCCAGCCTGCTGGGTCTTTTTGAAGCCCGTCAGCGTCGCCTCGAGAAGATAGGTTCCCGGCGGCAGCGAGGGGAAGCGGTAGACGCCGCTGGAGTCGGTCGTCGTCGTCGCCTTCCCGCGCACGAGCGCGTCCGAAGACACCGACACCATGACGCCGGGAACGGCGAGACCCTGGTCATCCCGGACGACGCCCTGCAGGCTGCCGGTGAGGGAGCCCTGGGCGAGGGCCGGTCCCCCGAAGCCGAGCAGCAGGACCAGGAGCAGTCCGGCCGCGATGGAGATCTTCCGTGTCATCACGCTTCCTCCTTCTCGGAGATGAAAAGATACGGATCGCCAGACCCGCGAATCGAGTTCTGTGGACAATCTGCCAGGGCGGGCGGTTTTGCAAGCTTCCGCGTGGCTCATTCTTGGAGCCGTGCTCCGGGCCTCGCCATGATGCAGGCGGCTCACGGGGGGGCGCAGGGCCGAACGCGGAACCGGCAGGCTCCGGCGTCCGTTGCTGGGACATGGGGAACGGGATCGGACCGAGGCTTTACTGCGCGTGGACGATCCTCGCGGTCGGCGGCTCGATCGCGCTGGCCGGGCTCACCGCCGAGAGCGTGACGCGCCTTCTCGTGCTCGGGTTCCTCGGCGTCCAGCTCGCCTTTCGCGAGCACCTCGTGGCGGCGCTGCCGGCTCTCGCGCCGGGAGCCCGGTTCGTCGCGCTGGGCACGCTCCTCGCCGCCGTGGTCGAGGGCTTCCACATGATCTCGACGCCCGTGTTCCTCTCGCTGCGCGTCGGCCCGGGGACTTCTTTCGCGCAAGGATCGAGGTTCTATGCGCTGGACCTCCTCTTCACAGTGCCGGCCTACCTCGTGATCTTCACGGTGATCTGGCTCTTCGTCTCCCGGTACCGGTACGGGACGTGGACGTACGTCGTCGTGATGGGGTTCGCGCAGGCGATCGGCGACGGCGGCCTCTTCTTCTTCGCCAACGCGCCTGCGATGCTCGTCTTCCTCCCGTACCCGATGACGAATTACCACGCCGTCAACGTGCTCCCGTTCCTCGCGGTCCGCGACGGGCTGGAGCCGGGGCGGCCCGCGGGCGCCCGGGCGTGGCTCGTCGTCCCGGCCGTCGTCGGGACCTACCTCGTCTGCGGAGCCCTGATCAGGATCGCGGGCCGGGCGTGCGGGCTGGAGCCGCGATGAGCGGCGTCGCGCGGACGATCAACCGATGGGGCGCCGACCCGACGAAGTAGAACGGGTAGCACGTCACGAGCGTGACCGCGGGGCCGTCGGTTTCGTCGAGCACGGACACGTCGTCCGGGTCGACGATCTTCGTCCATGCCACGGCGTACCGCGTCGTCTCTCGCGGCGTCTCGAGGACGATCTCGTCGCCGACGGCGACGTCCTTGAGAGCGCGGAAGAAGCCATCGCGGTGCGCCGAAAGGGCGACGTTGCCGGGCTCGCCGGGGCGCGCCGTGCCCTCGATCCAGCCGGCGCCGCGGTTGAGCGTCAGGTCGTCCGTGCCCTCGAGGACCGGGACGTCGATCTTCAGGCGCGGCATCCGCAGGAGGGCGAGCGGCGCGCGGCGGTCGGCCTCGAGGCTTTCCTTCCATTCCTTGACGCGCTTGTCCGACCAGAGCGAAACGTCCACCGGCCCCTCCGCGAGCCGGGGAAGGGGCGCGGCGTCCGAGGCGGGAACGGGGCTCGCGGGTGTCGCGGTTGGAGCGAGGGCCCGCTCGGCGGTGCGCTGCTCCTCGAACCGCGCCCGGTCCCGCCGCGACCCGAGGATCGTGTGCAGCCGAGCCGCGGCCCAGATGCCGAGGAGAACGACGCCTACGGCGATGAGGACGGTCCCGAGGCGCTTCACAGCCACAGGAATGCCATCGCAACGATCGCGTAGACGACGAGGAGCTGGGCGCCCTCGAGCCAGTTCGACTCGCCGTCCGCCGCGATCTGGCCCGCGATGAGGACGGAGACGCCGAGGACCGCGACTTCGAACGGGTTGAAGAAGAGCGTCATCTCTTTCCCGAAGAGAAGCGAGACGAAGACGAGGAGCGGCGCGACGAAGAGGGCGATCTGCTGACTCGAGCCGAGCGAGATCGCGAGAGACAGCTCCATCCGGTTCTTCGCAGCGGCCGAGACCGAGACGAGGTGCTCGGCGACGTTGCCGACGAGCGGGATGAGGACGATGCCGAGGAAGACCTCCGAGACGCCCGTGCGCCGCACGACGGGCTCGATGGCGCCGACGAGGAGCTCCGAGAGGACGACCGTCGCGAGGGTCGCACCGACGAGGACGCCCACCGCCTTTCCGAGGCTCCACGCGCCCTCGGGAGCGGACGCTTCGTCGTAGGTCACGCCGACCTCGGGCGCGATCCCGCGCGACGGCGTCGTGAGCGAGAAGACGAGCGAGAGCACGTAAACGAGCATCAGGACGCCCGCGACGCCGAGGGAGAGCCTGTCGAGGAGCGGGTCCGGCGACTCGGAGAGGAGCGGCAGGTGGCGCTGCACCTTGTGGACGACCTCGAAGAGCGTCGGGATCAGGAGCCCGATCACCGAGAGCAGCATCATCGTGGAGGCCGTGCCCGCCGCGCGCGGGTCGAAGCGCTGGAGCCCGTTCTTGAGCCCGCCGACGAGGAGCGACAGGCCGAGGATGAGGAGGAGGTTCCCGAGGATCGAGCCGACGATCGAGGCCTTGACGAGCTCGACCTTCCCGGCCCTGAGCGCGACGACCGTGATGATGAGCTCGGCGGCGTTCCCGAGCGTCGCGTTCAGAAGGCCGCCCACGCGCTCGCCCGTGCGGTGCGCGAGCTGCTCCGTCGCCTCGCCCATGGCGCCCGCGAGCGGGAGGAGGCCGAGGCACGCGAACACGAAAACGAGCGCGGGCGAGTGAAACAGCCACTCGGCGGCGAGCGCGAGCGGGACGAACGCGAGGAAAAGGCGGAGGATCTTCACGCCGCCGGATTCTACGGGTGACGGATGGACAGGACGCCCCGGGACGGCTAAAACGGAGGCGGGAGACGCCCATGCCGCTCGTCGATCTCGATACGATTCCCCAGGTGCCCCTCGACTTCGTGAACGCGGACCATCGCGAGGAAGGGCGACTCCTGAACGCCGTGGCCGACTCGGTGGGCGCGCTCGAGGCGGGGTTGGGCGACGCGGCCGCGGCGCTCGCGAGCCTCGCGGCGCTGCGCGATCACACGGCCGCCCACTTCGGCCGCGAGGACGACGCGATGCGGCGCACCGGCTTTCCGGCGTTCCCGGTCCACCATGCCGAGCACGTGCGGGTCCTCACCGAGCTGGACGACGAGATCCGCCGCTTCCGGGAGACGGGCGACGCCGCGCGCCTCAGGGCATGGGTCCTCGGCGACGTCCCGCAGTGGTTCGTGAACCACATCCAGACGATGGACCTCGTCACGGCCCGCTTCATCGCCGGCCGCGGCTGACCCGCGAAAAGGGGCCGCCCGATGAAGGGCGACCCGTCGCGACCCCGAGAGGCGGCCGCCCCTCCTGAGGGTTAGAATCAGTCGCACAAGAGGCGCAAGATGTCACTGTTCGTCAAGTTCAACTTGATCCTGGTTCTCGTTTTCGCCGTGGCGCTCGTGCCGGCGGCCTACCTCTCGAACCAGCTGCTCCAGACGAACGCCCGCACGCAGATCGTCCAGAACGCGCGGATCATGATGCAGACCGCGCTCGCGACGCGCGGCTACACGAACAAGCAGATCAAGCCGCTCCTCGCGCCGCGCCTCGCGGAGGAGTTCCTCCCGCAGTCCGTCCCGGCGTACTCGGCGACGGAGATCTTCAACAACCTCCGGGAGAGCAACCCCGAGTACACCTACAAGGAAGCGACCCTGAACCCGACGAACCCCCGCGACCGGACGGTCGACTGGGAGGCGGACGTCGTGAACGCGTTCCGCGCGGACCCGAAGCTCACGGAGGTCATCGGCGAACGCGAAGGGCCGCTCGGCCGGTCGCTGCACCTCGCGCGCCCGATCAAGATCACGGACGCCGGCTGTCTCAGCTGCCACACGACGCCCGAGCTCGCGCCCGCCTCGGTCGTGAGGGCGTACGGGACGAGCAACGGCTACGGCTGGAAGCTGAACGAGACGGTGGGTGCGCAGATCGTCACCGTCCCCATGTCCGTGCCCTTCGCGATGGCGACGAAGGCGTTCCACACGCTCCTCGCGACGCTCGTGGGAGTCTTCGTCTTCATTCTCGTGTTCCTGAACATTCTCCTGTGGTTCGTCGTCATCCGGCCGATCCGGACTCTCTCCTCGATGGCGGACCGCATCTCGACCGGAAATCTCGACGTGCCCGAGGTCCGCGTGCGCGGCACCGACGAGGTGGCCGTGCTCGCCGGCTCCTTCAACCGGATGAGGATCAGCCTCTCGAAGGCGCTCAAGATGCTCGAGGACGAATGACGGACGGCCACCTCGCGCCGGGAACGCGTTTCGGGGACTACGAGATCCTCGCCGAACTCGGAGCGGGCGGGATGGGACGCGTCTACCGCGCGAAGGACCTCACGCTCGAGCGCTCGGTCGCGCTCAAGACGCTCGCGCCCCAGTTCGGATCCGACACCGGTTTCGTCCAGCGGTTCCTGAAGGAAGCCCGCGCGGCGGCGCGCCTGAACCACCCGAACATCGTCCAGATCTACGACTTCGGTCAGGTCGGCGAGACGTACTACCTCGCGATGGAGTACGTGGACGGCCATTCGCTCGGCGCGTACCTCCGCCGCGGGCACTTCAGCGAGCGCGACGCGATCCTCGTGATCCGCCACGCCTGCCGCGCGCTCGCCGTCGCGCACGCCGAGGGGCTCGTCCACCGCGACATCAAGCCCGACAACCTCATGCTCACGAGCAAGGGCGAGGTCAAGCTCGTGGACCTCGGGATCGCCAAGCGCGTGGACGAGGACCAGTCCTTGACGCAGACGGGCCAGGCCGTCGGCACGCCGCACTACATCTCGCCGGAGCAGATCCGCGGCACGCGCGACGTGGACGCCCGCGCGGACATCTACTCCCTCGGCGCGACGCTCTACCACCTCGTGACGGGACACACGCCATTCCGCGGGACGTCCGGAGCGCTCGTGATGTCCATGCACCTCGCCCAGCCCCTCGCCGACCCGCGCACGTACGTGGCGGGCCTCTCGGAGGGGCTGTGCCGCGTGATCCGGAAGATGATGGCGAAGGACCGCGGCGAGCGCTACGCCGACGTCGACACGCTCGACCGCGACCTCTACCGTCTGCAGACGGGAGAGGTGCCCGAGGGGGCCGAGCCCGGAGACACGGCGGTCGAGACGATCATCCGCGACGACGTGCGGGCGGCGCCCGGGCGGCCCCGCTCCGGCCCGTCGCCGGCGCATACGCCGACGCACACTCCGGCGCCGCATCCGGCGTTCGACTCCGGCGTCCTGAACCGCGTCGAGGAACTCCTCGCCGCGGACGTCGGCCCGATGGCGCGCGTCCTCGTGCGGCGCGCGGCGAAGACCGCGCCGTCGCTCGAGGCGCTCTGCGGGGAACTGGCCGAGCAGGTCGAGGCCGGATCCGCGCGCGAGGCGTTCCGGTCGAAGTGCCTCCTCGCCGGCCGCGCCGCGACTCCGCCGCCCGCGCCCGCGCCGCCCCGGACGCCTCCGCCCCCGCAAGGCTCCACGGTGCCGCGCACGACGCCGCCGCCGCTCGAGAAGAGGGCGACGCCGGCGCCCTCGCACTCGACGCCCGGCGCCGCGTCCGGCGTGCCGGGAAACACGCTGTACATGACGGACGAGGGCCTGCACGCCCTCGAGGCCGAGCTCGCGAAGCACGTCGGCCCGCTGGCTCGCGTCCTCGTGAAGAAGGCCGTGAAGGGATCGGGCAACATGTCGCACGTGATCACGAAGCTCGAGCTCGAGATCGACTCGGACGACGCCCGCCGCGCCTTCCGCGCGGCGGTCAAGAAGCTGCGCTGACCGCCGGGGCTACTCCATGACCTCGATTCGGGGGTCGACGCTGAGGATCGTGTTTGCCCCGCCTCGAACATGACTCGAGCTCGAAACCGTGCTTGGCGGAACCCCATCCCCGCCCTTGCCCTACTTAGGGGACTTCTTGGGACTTGAAGGCCTTCCGTTCGTCCACGAATCGGTGGCAAACGGCGATCCTTGGGAAACTGGAGCTGGCCATCGCAGGAGACCCACTCCACGTAGTCCTGACTTCTCGCTGATCTAGATCAGCTTGTCCAGGGCGCCGTGGAATTCGCCCTGTTTCGTTTCCTGGATGTAGACCGTTACGACGGTTTTGATGGCGGGAACCAGCCGGGTTGCTGACGTCGCGATCGCGACGGTCGCCTGAGGAGGAGGAGCCTGCAGCCCGCCAGTGTCACGACTGCGGTACCGAGGAGGAGAACGGCCGCGAGGAGGGGAGGGAACCTTTTCGAAGTCTTCATCTCTTATCTCCTGTTGAGGGGGACGGAGCCGTGGGGGAAGGTGCGAGCGACGCGAGCGTCTGGAACGCCGGTTCGCCGCGGAGCGGGGCGAAAACCGGGTCGTGCTGGATCTCGACGAGGCCGTAGCCCTTGGCGACGGCCTTCTGGAGCCACGTCAGCGCTTCGGCCTTCTTCCCGAGGACCATCGCGGCCGCGGCCGCCGTTTCGAGAACCTCGGAGTCCTCGGGGGCGAGCGCGACGCCGCGCCGGATCTCGGACCACGCGCGTTCGGGGGCTCCCGTCATGGCCAGGCACCGGCCGAGAAGGACGACGCTCACGGCGTCGGCCGGATTCACGGCCAGCTCGGCGGTGACGAGCGGGAGCGCCGTCTCGTAGGCCGCGCGGGCGCGCGCGGACTCGTTCGGAATCTGCGAGAGCGCGTCGCCGAGGTAGACGTGCCAGCGGTAGTTCTTCGGCGCGAGGTCGACGGCGCGCTGGAACGAAACGGTCGCCTCGGGGAAGCGGCCCAGGAGATAGTGCGCGACGCCGAGGTTCGAGAACGCCTGCGGCACGGGGCTGATCCGGATCGAATCGTCGAGGGCGGCCCGCGCCTCCTCGAACCGGCCGAGGCGCAGGAGGGCCGCCCCGAGGTTGAAGTGCATGCGGGCGACGTCGGGGTTCAGGGCGATCGCGCGCCGGTAGGTCTCGACCGCCTTCTCGTACCGGCTGCTCAGGAAATAGAGAGTGCCGAGCCGGTTGAATCCGCTCCACGACGTGGGCCGCAGCTCGACGAGCCGGAGGAGCGTGCGCTCGGCGCCCGCGGTGTCCTTGCTCTTCTGGAGAGCCGAGGCGAGGGCGAGGATCGCCGTCACGGAGCTCGGGTCGCGGTCGACGGCTTTTTTCAGGACCGCAATCGCGTCGCCGCTCCGCCCGGTCGCGGTGAGGATTTCGCCCAGCGTCACCTGCGCCTCGGGGAGGTCCGGATCGAGCGCGTTCGCGCGCTGGGTCGCCTGCTGCGCGAGGCCCGCGGTCGCGGCGTCTTTCGTGAGGGCGTAGGCCCGCAGGTACGCGCGGCCGAGCGCGGCCTGCACGAGCGCGGAACCCTCGGCCCCGGGAATCCGGCTGAGGAGCGCGATCGCCTTGTCGACGGAGGCCCGGTCGTCGTAGCGCTCGAGGTACCCGAGCGCGACGACGTAGTCCGTCTGCGGCGCGCCCGCGGGCACGGAGGCCGGCTGCGGCGTCGCGGCCCCCGGTGAGAGTTGCAGCCGCAGCGCGGCGACGAGCTTCCGGGC
This Acidobacteriota bacterium DNA region includes the following protein-coding sequences:
- a CDS encoding TonB-dependent receptor, with amino-acid sequence MTRKISIAAGLLLVLLLGFGGPALAQGSLTGSLQGVVRDDQGLAVPGVMVSVSSDALVRGKATTTTDSSGVYRFPSLPPGTYLLEATLTGFKKTQQAGVRVGLGQALAVDLKLRLDSVKTEVTVTAEAPIVSVVSNAVSNNFGQDFIEKQPLPRNYYSIIKTAPGVNADVTGNGSAILAYGGTQSRQNAYTIDGVNVADSGGGGYWLLPSIQWMDEIQVSGLGANAEYGAYTGGIINGVTKSGGNTFHGGVEFYYQPEAWTSNNAPEGFDNGGTFKFQDLAVSIGGPIAKDKLWFFASGEYWQQVTTPVGALDNTDRTIPRFLGKLTYQPTEKLRLSAMGEYDAVTQERRGVSAYTLPEASSKQDGPNATFALNSEYLANSSNFLALKLTGYDGRDDYLPYGGTSKPGRIDEDSGYAWVNQDIHQFDHRHNVMLDGSWSLYKDGLFGKKDSHAFKFGGSYETATASDEWLRNGGFTYYDYSGDCAGGLSEYFKNPACGPYYVERGWGEYNLHGQQTGIVFYAQDSMRLDRVTINAGIRYTHYDAGFQSGYGNTSVYKVDNWDPRIGIVWDVFGNARTAVKAHWGRYHSGMFTYMYDREVSGNVAIPDQDCYWDSSTNGYTDCDPKTSISATMGTINHPYVDEAIFTLEHQMSKDVVLGFDFIDRRFRSMMAMVDTTNDYTTVIAKNNPLTGGDLPIYILNSPTQFVLTTDNGSYRDYDSLVLRFEKRYANCWSLRSSIVWTDLNGNIASNSGYANEYRDKNGFTNYDGRIALSYSEWEFKLSGAVDLPLGFVASGQYTYLSGQYWTPYVRVSRGLNYNSSVGRDITLVSRGSEQFDDRNLLDLRLAWGMNFSGVGRLELSLECFNVLNKGTVLDNYNRWGTYDARSSRQTWTKASNYGDPYTIEQPRQVRAGARFTF
- a CDS encoding class D sortase, giving the protein MAVKRLGTVLIAVGVVLLGIWAAARLHTILGSRRDRARFEEQRTAERALAPTATPASPVPASDAAPLPRLAEGPVDVSLWSDKRVKEWKESLEADRRAPLALLRMPRLKIDVPVLEGTDDLTLNRGAGWIEGTARPGEPGNVALSAHRDGFFRALKDVAVGDEIVLETPRETTRYAVAWTKIVDPDDVSVLDETDGPAVTLVTCYPFYFVGSAPHRLIVRATPLIAAPARTPGPRS
- the cax gene encoding calcium/proton exchanger produces the protein MKILRLFLAFVPLALAAEWLFHSPALVFVFACLGLLPLAGAMGEATEQLAHRTGERVGGLLNATLGNAAELIITVVALRAGKVELVKASIVGSILGNLLLILGLSLLVGGLKNGLQRFDPRAAGTASTMMLLSVIGLLIPTLFEVVHKVQRHLPLLSESPDPLLDRLSLGVAGVLMLVYVLSLVFSLTTPSRGIAPEVGVTYDEASAPEGAWSLGKAVGVLVGATLATVVLSELLVGAIEPVVRRTGVSEVFLGIVLIPLVGNVAEHLVSVSAAAKNRMELSLAISLGSSQQIALFVAPLLVFVSLLFGKEMTLFFNPFEVAVLGVSVLIAGQIAADGESNWLEGAQLLVVYAIVAMAFLWL
- a CDS encoding hemerythrin family protein, with translation MPLVDLDTIPQVPLDFVNADHREEGRLLNAVADSVGALEAGLGDAAAALASLAALRDHTAAHFGREDDAMRRTGFPAFPVHHAEHVRVLTELDDEIRRFRETGDAARLRAWVLGDVPQWFVNHIQTMDLVTARFIAGRG
- a CDS encoding DUF3365 domain-containing protein, whose translation is MSLFVKFNLILVLVFAVALVPAAYLSNQLLQTNARTQIVQNARIMMQTALATRGYTNKQIKPLLAPRLAEEFLPQSVPAYSATEIFNNLRESNPEYTYKEATLNPTNPRDRTVDWEADVVNAFRADPKLTEVIGEREGPLGRSLHLARPIKITDAGCLSCHTTPELAPASVVRAYGTSNGYGWKLNETVGAQIVTVPMSVPFAMATKAFHTLLATLVGVFVFILVFLNILLWFVVIRPIRTLSSMADRISTGNLDVPEVRVRGTDEVAVLAGSFNRMRISLSKALKMLEDE
- a CDS encoding serine/threonine protein kinase, which gives rise to MTDGHLAPGTRFGDYEILAELGAGGMGRVYRAKDLTLERSVALKTLAPQFGSDTGFVQRFLKEARAAARLNHPNIVQIYDFGQVGETYYLAMEYVDGHSLGAYLRRGHFSERDAILVIRHACRALAVAHAEGLVHRDIKPDNLMLTSKGEVKLVDLGIAKRVDEDQSLTQTGQAVGTPHYISPEQIRGTRDVDARADIYSLGATLYHLVTGHTPFRGTSGALVMSMHLAQPLADPRTYVAGLSEGLCRVIRKMMAKDRGERYADVDTLDRDLYRLQTGEVPEGAEPGDTAVETIIRDDVRAAPGRPRSGPSPAHTPTHTPAPHPAFDSGVLNRVEELLAADVGPMARVLVRRAAKTAPSLEALCGELAEQVEAGSAREAFRSKCLLAGRAATPPPAPAPPRTPPPPQGSTVPRTTPPPLEKRATPAPSHSTPGAASGVPGNTLYMTDEGLHALEAELAKHVGPLARVLVKKAVKGSGNMSHVITKLELEIDSDDARRAFRAAVKKLR